A genomic window from Sulfurospirillum multivorans DSM 12446 includes:
- a CDS encoding thioredoxin domain-containing protein, whose product MHTNELIHEDSPYLLQHAHNPVNWMAWSDKALAKAKDENKLIFLSIGYSTCHWCHVMERETFEDDVSAKVLNDAYVSIKVDREEMPDLDKYYQDVHYLLTKRSGGWPLSIIMTPQQQVIFAGTYLPPVSAQGRMGFRELTSFIKGKFDDAYEEVQKSAQSIEAAIKQYERSFEQKQSIHTEAVIEAFVSKVKTSFDDVSKGIGSAPKFPHASTWNALLDIYAQTKNLEALYMSEDALFAMAQGGINDQIEGGFYRYSVDEAWVIPHFEKMLYTNAELIEVYAKLYSLTQKPLFNEVVDKTIEAMDERFLKEGLYLSASDADSEGEEGKYFVFGFLQAKEALLKGGLSEVETKAVMDYFGITKFGNFEHQTTNPVLTCNEKPARLDEAIAMLKEVRQRVVYPFIDTKILTAWNALMVTALFEAGKIEKAKSVLDSLLNTLHVNGILYHQIVLGGSLKVEALLEDYAFVIESLLRGYAHTKETNYLELAKKLSHEAEHKFYKEETWYLSDKAFRAKAVLEDNSYKSPLSTMIKNLFELAKIENDTALFIRAKDMLESFGSGIQKYTHAYPEAVRAITLYM is encoded by the coding sequence ATGCACACAAATGAACTGATCCATGAGGATTCTCCCTATCTGTTGCAACATGCGCATAATCCCGTTAATTGGATGGCATGGAGCGATAAAGCGCTTGCCAAAGCCAAAGATGAAAACAAGCTGATCTTTCTCTCCATCGGCTACAGCACCTGTCATTGGTGTCATGTGATGGAGCGTGAGACGTTTGAAGATGACGTAAGCGCTAAGGTACTCAATGACGCGTATGTCAGCATCAAAGTCGATCGAGAAGAGATGCCAGATTTGGATAAATACTACCAAGATGTGCATTATCTGCTCACCAAACGCTCCGGTGGGTGGCCTCTGAGTATCATTATGACGCCACAGCAACAAGTTATTTTTGCAGGAACGTATCTACCACCAGTAAGTGCGCAGGGTCGCATGGGATTTAGGGAGCTGACGAGTTTCATTAAGGGCAAGTTTGACGATGCGTATGAAGAGGTGCAAAAGAGTGCGCAGAGTATTGAAGCTGCGATCAAACAGTATGAGCGAAGTTTTGAGCAAAAGCAGAGTATTCACACCGAAGCGGTGATTGAAGCTTTTGTGAGCAAGGTAAAAACGAGTTTTGATGATGTTTCCAAAGGCATTGGAAGTGCGCCTAAATTTCCCCATGCGTCCACATGGAACGCACTTTTGGATATTTACGCCCAAACTAAAAACCTTGAAGCGTTGTATATGAGCGAAGATGCGCTGTTTGCGATGGCACAAGGAGGCATAAACGACCAAATTGAGGGTGGCTTTTACCGTTACAGTGTCGATGAAGCTTGGGTGATTCCCCATTTTGAAAAAATGCTTTACACCAATGCTGAGCTGATCGAAGTCTATGCCAAATTGTATTCGCTTACGCAAAAACCGTTGTTTAATGAAGTGGTTGATAAAACCATTGAAGCGATGGATGAGCGTTTTTTAAAAGAGGGGTTGTACCTGAGTGCCAGTGATGCAGACAGTGAAGGAGAAGAGGGCAAATACTTTGTTTTTGGCTTTCTTCAAGCCAAAGAAGCGCTCTTAAAAGGTGGGCTAAGTGAAGTGGAAACGAAGGCTGTTATGGACTATTTTGGCATCACAAAATTTGGAAATTTCGAGCACCAAACCACCAATCCTGTTCTTACATGTAACGAAAAACCTGCTCGTTTGGATGAAGCCATCGCGATGTTAAAAGAGGTACGTCAACGGGTGGTGTATCCGTTTATTGACACAAAGATTTTAACTGCATGGAACGCTTTAATGGTGACTGCACTTTTTGAAGCGGGAAAAATTGAGAAAGCGAAAAGCGTGCTCGATTCTCTTCTAAATACTTTACATGTAAACGGCATTTTGTACCATCAAATCGTCTTAGGTGGCAGTTTGAAAGTGGAAGCGTTATTGGAAGATTATGCTTTTGTGATCGAAAGCTTATTGCGTGGCTACGCACATACGAAAGAGACAAACTACTTAGAGTTGGCAAAGAAACTCAGCCATGAGGCAGAGCATAAATTTTACAAAGAAGAGACATGGTATCTCTCCGATAAAGCCTTTCGTGCCAAAGCCGTTTTGGAAGATAACAGCTACAAAAGCCCGCTTTCAACTATGATTAAAAATCTTTTTGAATTAGCGAAGATCGAAAATGACACAGCGTTGTTTATCCGCGCGAAAGATATGTTGGAGAGTTTTGGCTCAGGTATTCAAAAGTACACTCATGCGTATCCCGAAGCGGTGAGGGCAATCACACTTTACATGTAA
- a CDS encoding DNA-processing protein DprA, producing MTYSENAINILTVKTYKGIGTAWIVKNLRGNESTETIVSLLNNNSKQNEIITIDDFEFSKNHIKEKLSNFEDSCDGLIAIGDKNFPRYRGDVKESEQPIFLFYKGDIDLLDIDNNNITVIGLLNPDETIETRERKIVEEIVKRDITIVSGLAFGCDSIAHQQAIIGGKTIAILPSPLNDILPTKNRDLAFEIVEEGGLLITEYYEKFKSKMELSSRYKERDRLQALFCDTIILAASYAQDSATRWNIYNQKLDSGARLAMEYAKNYNIPRAVMYNQDTDIDNPMFDLNRQLILEEKNITILTQKNLEKMIDKIKEKRLHYNKPLSLFDQ from the coding sequence ATGACATATTCAGAAAATGCGATAAACATATTAACAGTAAAAACTTATAAAGGGATTGGTACTGCTTGGATTGTAAAAAATTTAAGAGGGAATGAAAGTACAGAGACAATTGTTTCATTGCTAAATAATAATTCTAAACAAAATGAAATAATTACTATTGATGATTTTGAATTTAGTAAAAATCATATAAAAGAAAAATTAAGTAATTTTGAAGACAGTTGTGATGGTTTAATAGCAATTGGTGATAAGAATTTCCCGCGATATAGAGGTGATGTTAAAGAAAGCGAACAGCCTATTTTTCTTTTTTACAAAGGAGATATTGACTTATTAGATATTGACAACAATAATATCACTGTAATAGGTTTGCTAAATCCAGATGAAACAATCGAAACAAGAGAAAGAAAAATTGTTGAAGAAATTGTCAAACGAGATATAACAATAGTAAGCGGATTAGCTTTTGGCTGCGATAGTATTGCTCATCAGCAAGCTATAATTGGAGGTAAAACGATTGCAATTTTGCCAAGTCCACTTAATGATATATTACCTACCAAAAATAGAGATTTAGCATTTGAGATTGTAGAAGAAGGTGGTTTATTAATAACCGAATACTATGAAAAATTTAAATCAAAAATGGAATTAAGTAGTCGCTATAAAGAGAGAGATAGATTACAGGCTTTATTTTGCGATACGATAATTTTAGCTGCTAGTTATGCACAGGATTCAGCAACTCGTTGGAATATATATAACCAAAAACTTGATAGTGGGGCAAGATTAGCAATGGAATATGCAAAAAATTATAATATTCCTCGCGCTGTTATGTATAACCAAGATACTGATATTGATAACCCCATGTTTGATTTAAATAGACAGTTAATTTTAGAAGAAAAAAATATTACGATTTTAACTCAAAAAAATTTGGAAAAGATGATTGATAAAATAAAAGAAAAAAGATTACATTATAATAAGCCATTAAGTTTATTTGATCAATGA
- a CDS encoding rhodanese-like domain-containing protein, with translation MSKILLLIALFSTFLFAELRHVDVSEAVVNSGIKIIDIRTMPEWKETGIVKNAIPLTFFDEQGRYDAEAFMKTLDKYVSKDQEFALICRTGSRTSAVSELLSKQGYKVVNLKGGMKSLIQKGYTPTPYNP, from the coding sequence ATGTCTAAAATTTTACTGCTTATCGCCCTTTTTTCTACCTTCTTATTTGCTGAACTGCGACATGTGGATGTAAGCGAAGCGGTGGTTAACAGTGGCATCAAAATCATCGATATTCGAACCATGCCCGAATGGAAAGAGACAGGAATCGTCAAAAATGCCATTCCTTTAACCTTTTTTGATGAGCAAGGACGCTATGACGCGGAAGCTTTCATGAAAACATTGGATAAATATGTGAGCAAAGATCAAGAGTTTGCGCTTATTTGCCGTACGGGAAGTCGAACCTCTGCTGTTTCGGAGCTTCTTTCAAAGCAAGGCTACAAAGTGGTCAATCTCAAAGGCGGTATGAAATCGCTGATTCAAAAAGGCTACACACCGACGCCTTACAACCCCTAG
- a CDS encoding IS110 family RNA-guided transposase, with translation MYEYIGIDISKASLQIHLGTFNEDIEAENSLKGLKQLYAKVKKRYGKSVEVVWIYEPTGSYSTLVKRFCAQHAILCYIIKPSQSAAFAKTIKNRNKSDVVDARMLYQIHKIAPSEEIAIPHYDAKLETLQNYLRYYKTVMKERVVKTNQLEAALNREDELFIIRKLRVKIKALKAEEKEIITTMLELIKANKAYEEHFSAITSLKGIGTISGLVLFDLFMRYGDASSKEIVAFCGLDPIEVSSGSSLKRKSRISKQGSRLVRSTLFMPTLIAINHNPHMQMFYNRLKEKGKQSTVAQIAVMRKMVVIAFSLFKNREIYDTNRFLKLDEKRVA, from the coding sequence GTGTATGAGTATATCGGAATTGATATTTCCAAGGCAAGTTTACAAATTCATCTAGGCACGTTTAATGAAGATATTGAAGCGGAAAATAGTCTCAAAGGGTTAAAACAACTGTACGCTAAAGTGAAAAAACGGTATGGTAAATCAGTAGAGGTTGTTTGGATTTACGAGCCTACAGGAAGTTATAGCACTTTAGTGAAACGCTTTTGTGCCCAACATGCCATATTGTGCTACATCATCAAACCTTCTCAAAGTGCTGCTTTTGCCAAAACGATTAAAAATCGCAATAAGAGTGATGTGGTAGATGCACGAATGCTCTATCAAATACATAAGATTGCACCAAGCGAAGAGATTGCTATTCCCCATTATGATGCCAAGCTAGAAACCCTACAAAATTATCTACGCTACTATAAAACAGTGATGAAAGAGCGTGTGGTAAAAACCAATCAACTCGAAGCAGCACTGAACAGAGAGGATGAGCTTTTTATCATTAGAAAGCTACGTGTTAAGATTAAAGCACTTAAAGCAGAAGAGAAGGAAATCATCACCACAATGCTTGAACTCATTAAAGCAAACAAAGCCTACGAGGAGCATTTTTCTGCGATAACTTCACTTAAAGGTATTGGCACTATTTCAGGCTTAGTGCTGTTTGATTTGTTTATGCGCTATGGTGATGCTTCATCAAAAGAGATTGTGGCATTTTGTGGGCTTGATCCTATTGAGGTTAGCTCAGGCAGTTCACTGAAACGAAAATCACGCATATCAAAACAAGGCTCACGCCTTGTTCGAAGTACCCTCTTTATGCCAACCCTCATCGCTATCAATCATAACCCTCATATGCAAATGTTCTATAATAGACTTAAAGAAAAAGGCAAACAAAGCACAGTGGCACAAATTGCTGTGATGCGTAAAATGGTAGTCATTGCATTTTCACTGTTTAAAAACAGAGAGATTTATGATACCAATAGATTTCTAAAGCTGGATGAAAAAAGGGTGGCTTGA